The Dyadobacter sandarakinus DNA window GGCGTTGCGGTGACCGGCTCATCCTCCTTGTTGCCGACGAATTTGGCATAGAGCTCTTTAAAAAAGCCTTCGGCATCAGGAAAACTGTTTTTGAGCTTTTCCGTCCCCTTGGATTTCAGCTCATCGAAGTACTCCGGTGCTTTGTCAATAGCACCTTCCGCATCGGTTTTGAGGTTGTTGGCCTTACTTTTCAGGTCCTCCAGAAGTTTCTCTCCTTCCTCTGACTGAAGGTACTTATGTGCGGCTACTCCCGCAGCTGCGCCCAGGATAAATGTGGCAAGGTGTTTCGCGTTACTGCTCATGATTTCCAGTTACTTTTTTTGTTAAACTTTGAAATTCAGATCATTTACACTGAAAAAATTGTGCCTGTTTACTGAATTTCAAAAGCGGCCTGCATCCGGTAGCTGATTTTAATCTTCTGATACTGAACATCGCTGTCGGGTACTGCGTCTGCCGCCTCGGCCTGTGTGAATGCCCGTGCCTTCATCATCATGGGCTGCGGATAATACACCGATTCGTCCAGCTCGCGGATTTCGAGCACCTGACCCAGGTCTTCATCCAATGCTTTGACAAGGTAGCCGGCCTTTTCTTTGGCGTCCTTCAATGCTGCCACCTTCACTTGTTTCTTGAATTCCTCTTTTTTGGAATGGTCAACCCGCGCTACATTGGCGAAGTTAATACCCCGGCTATCCACTTTGGCCAGTACGGCGTCCAGCTTATCACCTTTGTCTACTTTGAGCTCGTACTGCTTGCTTTCGAGGAAAGATGCAGGCTTTTTCTTGTTGTCGATATAATTCTGAAAGCCGCCTATTCCGCTCAGGGATAATGCTTCCTTTGGAAAACCGGCGGCAGTTACTGCCTGTATCAGCTGTTTTTCCAGTGTGCTGATACCAACCTTGTTCTTCTGGTTTTTTTCGTCTTCAAAGTACTCCCTCAGGGAAATGTTAAAATAAATCTCATCGGGTACGATCTCCATTTCAGAAAAACCGGCTACCTCAATCTTGCGGGTATCGGCATGGGAAGTTTTAGTTTGTGAGAAAGAGGGAAATGAAACTGCGCCCAGCAAAAGGGCACCCAGCAAAATAGCTTTTTTCATGGCTTGAAAATGAATAATAAAGTAAAAGATCAAACACCGGTTGACTGTCGCCGTACAGCTGCGCAGCCTTGCACCGGTTAACAGTAAGATGCAAAAGAGTGGAAAAGGTTTAAACCGAATGTAAATTCCCGGAGTGCAGACCATAAAAAAAAGGAAGAACTTCCCTGAGGCAGCCTTCCTTTTCCCATACCTGTGCTATGCGTATGCTCAGGTGAAATTAGCGTAGATTGAATCCATAATCCGTACAAAATGCTGGTAGTCAGAGTCATTGAGACTACCCCACCCTTTGCGCCTGATATCGGCTACAATCGGGAATGCCTGGTCGTAAATGGACTCTCCGTCTTTCGTCAGAAATAAATTGAATTTACGACGGTCCCCGGCTGCCGGTCCGCGCTGGACAAGGCCTTTCTTTTCGAGCAGATCAATAATGCGGGTGACGGTAGGCGGGTCTTTGAAGGTAAGCTCGGCAAGTTCGTTCTGGCTGACGCCCTGCTTACGGAAAATATGGTCAATCAGCACCCACTGGTCGACAGTCAGGTCAAAGCCAGCTTCGTTAAGCTCCTTTTGCAAGGCATTTCGAATCTTTTTGATGGTCGTATCTATCTTGAAAAAGTAGGCACGATGATCGGAATGATGTGTCATGCGGAGTGTAAGTTGAGGTTCAGCATTGAGTAACGCCTAATTATAAGTCACCTCAACTATTGGTCTACTAATTATTGCAGGAAAATTTGGTCGTAGTTCGATTTACCTTTTCCGGTTACATGTGCTCATTGATAAATGATAAGTGCCATTTGCTCATTGTATCTATGTCGTGCTGCATCTTTCTACCAGAATGTTCCTACAATGCAGCTCATCTTAATCCTAATCGGAAGTGTATGAAACGGTTAATATTCAGCTGCATGACGTACTGCTTTATGGCCCTGCTGGGGTGTTCAGAAAGTAATTTACCGCCGTTCACCTCCTGGGGTTACATGAATGCGGATATGAATGGACAGGAGTGGCAGAGCACTTACAGGAATGCATACCAGGTTACCCAGGCCCTTTTTCCAGATGCTTCCGCAAACGCATGTAGCCGGGAAAATCATCTTGTGTCTAGCTTATTCTCCACATTTGGAGAGGAGAGGCGTGAGTTAAGATTTGAAAACTTCCCGTTGAAAGTCGGCCAGTATAAAGTTCATCCGCAGATTATAAACTATGAATGCAGAGCGTCCGACTCCGTGCGGGCAGTGCTTTACATCTGCACAGCGGATGGAGACGTTGTGGAGGGAAGCTACAACGTAGTGCCATCCGAAAGCAACATCTTTCAAATCACAAAGTACAATCCTGAAAATGAGGAAATTACAGGTACATTCCAGGTTACATTTACCACGCATTCCCCATTGCTGCTAGCCTACCTTCCTGATACGCTTCGCTTTACACACGGCATTTTTCACTCAAAGAATGTTCCTCCCCTGAAAAGAAAGCGTTGATTTTGCAATGCAAAATCAGAACCATCCGGCATTTACTACCTGTATTGGGACTGCTTAAAACCGATGGTTTGGAAAAACGACCGCCAGATAAACGTAAAGAGAAGAGCCTATTTTATCCAAAATAGTATTGTTATAATGCAAGAAAAATACTTCGCATGATGGCAAAACAAATACTTCGCATTAATCTGCCTGTGCTGGCAATCGCACTCCTGCTCTGCCTTGTAAACGTTGCATGGGCGCAACATCAAACATTTATTCAGGCGATAAATCCACAAGACATTCCTTCCACTCAGGAAGTCAGGGAATATGTAACCCGCCTGAAAAGAAACCCTGATCTGGCTGCATATTACTTTATCAAATTGAATCCGCTGGCTTCATCGCAGCAAGATGGCGTGCTGCAACTGGACATTCCCGGCAGGAACAGACCCGTGCGTGCAGAAGTCAGCCATGTTGAGTACTACTCAGACACAGAATACGAGTGGATCGGGAAAACAGATGAAGACAGGGGAACGGTGATAGTCATTTCCAAACGTGGTAAAGTTTCAGCTCACATTTCAACACCGGAAGGAGTTTATGAAATATTACCGGCACCTTCCGGAATGCATTGCCTGCATGTGATTGATCCGCGCGTGGCGGATGATGTAGGTTGTGCAACAACATCGTCAGATGGAAAAGATCATGTGAATGAACGCATAGCTGCTGATCAGGTACCGCAATCAGGTAATCAAAATGCAAAATTATGGCCCTGTCAGGAAGTTCCCACACCGCGAATCCTGGTACTATACACGCCGAAAGCACTGGCGCTGGTAAGTAGTCCTGCAGAATTAGCAAGTTATGCTGACTTGTCACTTGCCCAGTTTAAGTCAGCAATTTATAACAGCGGAATTTCCAGTGTCGCAATTCCTACAATCGTCGGACTTGCCCCGATCAATTTTGTAGAAGATCATAATAGTCTTAAAGATGACATACTCAAGTTGTGCACAGATCCCGCTGCCAAGAATCTTCGTAATCAGTATCAAGCAGACTTGGTCATAATGTATACTGACGGAATGTATGGGAACGGGCTCGCGAGAGGCGCATCTAAGACTCAAACCTTAAAAAGTGACAGTTCTTACTCCATCGTTGAACTCTGGTGCACTACGTCACGGAAAACTTTTGCTCATGAATTAGGCCATTTATACGGCTGCAGGCATGATGAAGATGACTCTGCTCAGCCAACATATGCGAAGGGTTATAACATAAAGAATGGCCTGGGGATAGTTACGGATAGGACCTTGATGGTCGCTAAGAATATTAGTGATAATCAAGCTCAAACCCGCCTCCTAAACTTTTCTAACCCCAACATTCAGGTAAGTGGCCGGGCGACAGGAACCGCTAATGAGAATAATGCACTGCGTGTGAGTCAAAGCGCGTCCATTATTGCAGGATTTCGACCCAATCCACCGCCTCATCCTGTTGCCTATGTAGACGGTCCTACCTACGTTACCAGCCCCGGCATTAAAAGCTATGAAGTCTCATATAGTTGCGGAGTAGGATCTTACAGTATTGTCTGGGATTACAGCTATGACGGCGTCAACTACCTTGCTTCAAACATTACCTCGGATGTATTTACCTGGCCCTTTTACCAAAATCAGAAGATATGGCTTAGAGCCACAGTAAGCAGCGGCGGATTATCTGTATCTGCGTTTATCTCCATCACTGCTCAAATGCCAAGCCCGTATAAGACCGGAAACAAAGCTGCCATTGAGCAGGAAGGCGAAGACTTTATCATTTCACCCAATCCCTCTGCAGGAAATATCGCTATCAATTATCAGCTGAATGTTGATGCAGATGTATCACTGGAGGTGCTTGATCACTCGAGAAATGTGGCAGCGACGATTCAAAACAGCGAAATGCAGCATAAAGGCTGGCATTCAAAGCAGTGGAACAGTGCGCAATTATCTTCAGGAACATATATCATCCGGTTGGTAAAAAGTGGCATCGCAACTACTCAGCAAATTTTAATTGCAAGATGAAAAGGGCGATTATTTCTTTTATGATGAAAACCCTTGTGCTGGCCTTGTGCGGAATTTTCATCACGTGCGAACCTCTGACTTTCCCTTCATCGTCAGGCTTGTTAATAGCCAAAGTGAATAACCGCTCTTGGGAAAATACGTATTCAAATGCTTACCATACCCTCAAACTGTTTTCAAGCAAAAATGACGCTTGTCCTTCCGCAGTCAGGTACATCCTCGACAATGTACTTTATGACGAGCGCATGGTGTGGCAGGAGCAGCTGATGTTTACCAATATTCCTCCTCAACCAGGAAGATATGCCCTGACATCCGAGATCCTGAATGAATGCGACACCTCAAACAGGATTGTCTGTCTATTATTCTCTCAAATGGAATTAGATGTCGGAGGAGACAGTTTTATCATTCTGGAAAATGAAGAAAATTACTTTGATATTCAGGAATTTAATACCAAGACCGGAGAAATAAAGGGACAATTCAAATGCACTTTTGTGTTGAAGCCTCCCAGGCTTTTCAAAAAAGTATTCCCGGATACCCTACGGTTTACCGAAGGTCAATACTATGCTAAACTTGTACCTCCACGCTTTCCCAAGTGATTTACAATCCTATGAATCATTTAACACTAAAACCAATGAAATGCGAGGGCGGTTTCAATGTACACTGGTAGCACATCGACCGAAAGATTATTTTAAATTCTTTCCCGATACCGTGCGGTTTACGGAAGGTCGTCTTTTATGCGAAGCTGCCGCCGCCTTATTATATTCATTAAGAAGCCCTCAGCCGACATTGTGTCGACTGAGGGCTTTCTTGGAAATTTTATGTGCTTATGCCGAGTTCCTGGCTGCATTGATGATCCCGAACATGGCCCGTACGATCAGCTGATTGTATGTTTCCACATCTACCGGCAGGTTTTTGGGATCTTCTGCAAGCATTTGCAGGGCATATTGCTGGATGGTAATCAGCGGCAGTACAATGCGCTCCCTGGTTTTGATAGAAACCTTCGTTACATTATTGCTGTCGAGCAGTTCTTTCTGACCCGACACTTCCAGAAGCTGGTCGCGGGTGAGCAGGAACTCATCGTACATTTTATCCCAAAACTCCCGGTACTCTTCCTCATCCCGCAGGTACTTGGTAGCAGGGAAAAATGCTTTGGAGAGCGACTGCATCGAGTTTTCAATCAGGGTGCGGAAAAACAACGACTTCTGGTACAGCTGTGCGATTGCATCTTTCCGGCCGGCCTCTGCCATTTGTTTGATTGCTGTACCAAAACCGTAAAAGCCCGGCACATTCTGCTTCATTTGCGCCCATGAACCTACAAAAGGTATAGCGCGCAAATCTTCAAATTTCAGTCCCTCATCGTCATTGCCGCGCTTGGTAGGCCGGCTGCCAATGTTGGTTTGACCATAAAAACGAAGCGGTGTTTTCTTGTCCAGATACTTGACAAACTTGGGATGTCTTTTCAGGTCGAGGTATGAGTTATATGCAGCTTCCGCCATTTCCTCGATCAGTTCCTTGTCTTCTGGGGCCAGTTCATCCACTACCCTGTTATCTCGGAAAAGGTGGTTTTCCAGTCCGGCAGTAAACAGCCTTTCCAGATTGTACATCGCCGTAGTGACAGTACCATAGTTGGAGCTGATTGTTTGCCCCTGCACGGTCAGCTGGATTTCCTTGTCCTCAATATCAGAGCCGAGTGATGAGTAGAAATTATGGTTGTTACCACCACCACGTGCCGGAGGCCCTCCACGACCGTCAAAAAAGGTCACTTTAATACCAAACTCCCTTGAAACCTTGGTCAGCTCTTCCTTGGCACGGTAAATAGACCAGTTAGCACGAAGATACCCGCCATCCTTGGTACCGTCCGAGAACCCCACCATGATCGTCTGATGGTTGTCGCGGTTTTGTACATGGGTGCGGTAGTAGTCATTCTGGTACAAACGCCGCATAATGTCAGGCGCATTGGCAAGGTCATCCACCGTTTCAAACAATGGCACTACGTCCAGCGCAAGTTTGCCATCTTCATCTGCGATCAGGTTTTTGGCCAGCGCTACTACCTGCATGACATTCAATGCAGAGGTATTATTGCTGATCACATAACGGTGGGCACCATTTTCACCGCTTTTCTCCTGAATGGTTTTGATAGCCCGGATAGATCCCAGAATGTCCTTGGTAAGTGGATCTTCGTAGTCCTCGTCACGCAAAGGAATGTTGAGCGACAGCAGGAGATCAATCTTTTTATCCTCGTCCCATCCTTCAAAATCACTGTATTTAAGCAGTGGAATCTTCTTTTCAAGTCTTTTCAGAATGTCCTCCCAGGCTTTGGTATGCTTGCGGCTGTCCTGGCGGATGTCCAGGCTGGCAAAGAAAAACCCGAAAAGGTTTAATTTTAAAATAAAGCTATCCAGCAGCTCCACGAATAAGCCCTGGTGCTTGCTTACAAGCACTTCACGCGCTTTCAGAAGCTCATCAATAAGTTCTTCGGGATTGTTGTAACCTTCTTCATACGGACCGAAAATCGTACTGTTCATTTTCTTTTCGGCCAGTGATACAGCCTCGTCGACACCTTTGAAAGTAAGGCGGCGTTTCAATGTCCGGAGATCACGATAGTAGCCGCGCAAAACCGTTTCGCGAAGGCGGTCAGCCACCATGAGCGTAATCTCAGGATTCACAAACGGGTTACCGTCGCGATCACCGCCCGGCCAGAAGCCCAGCCTGAAAACATTCGGGTAAGGCCAGTCGTGCACGCTCATACCCAGTCCATTGATCAGCTTGACCATGATGGACGGGATTGCGTCATAATATACATTTTCAAGAAACCAGCACAAGCTCACTGCTTCATCAAACGGCGTAGGCTTCTCGTGGTTGATAAAGGCAGTTTTACCAAGCTGCAGCAAAAGCTGGTTTACCTCTGTAAAATCATTCTTTTTGATTGCATCTTCCAGATCATTGATAATGCCCAGCACCTTGCCCGAATAAAACTGGGTAGGATGTGCTGTAAGCACGATGCGGACACTGAAATCTTCAAGCTTGGCAAGCAGCTTCTTTTTCAGTTCAGGACTGTCGAGCCGCTCTGTAAAATAGCTGACGGAACCTTTTCCGGCCAGATCATGGGTAAGGTCAAATGCAGCATCCTCTACCGAATCAAACAGAACTACTTGTCTTTCAATGTACTGTATGAATGCAAAAAGCAGGTCTGCCCGCTCCTTGGGCGTGGCAGTTTCCAGCAGTTCCGAAAAGAAATGTTCAATAATCTGCCTTGGGGTTTTACCCTCCTGAAACCCGATCTCACTTTGCTGGGTCAGGATGGGAAGCAAAGAGCCTGTCTGGAAAATACCCCGGTATGGCAGGCTCAGAAAAAGGCTATTAAAAATATTGTATTTCGTTACGACTGCGTCCTGAAAACTGTTATTCATAGGGAGCGACAATATAATATTCGGGTGTTGGAACGAGAGCAAATATAGGTTTAAAAATCGGTTTCAGGCTTTCGGATGTGCCTGCTCATGCGTTTTTTTGAGCTTTTCAATGGAGTTGTGGGTATATACCTGCGTGGCCGCGAGATTGGCATGTCCGAGCAATTCCTTGATTGCATTCAGGTCGGCACCCCGGTTGAGCAGGTGGGTTGCATAGGTATGCCTGAGTACGTGCGGACTTTTTTGGGGCAGCGTAGTCACTGCGGAAAGGTACTTTTTAACAATCCTTTGTACGAATACCGGGTACGCTTCCTTTCCACTGTCGGTAATAATAAGCGTATCCGTATCTTCCTCAGGCGAGCGTACTTCCAGATAACGGGTAAGTAATTGTACCAGCAATGCCGGGAGCGGAACAATGCGCTCCTTTGCCCTTTTTCCAAAAACACGAATCGTACGCGCTTTCAGGTCTACATCGCGGGTTTGCAGCTGCACCAGCTCCGAAAGCCTGATGCCCGTACCATAGAGCAGCTCCATGATCGTCCGGTCACGCACGCCTTGCCAGTCGTCGGCAAAAAGCTCCTGGCCGAACATCAGCTCCATAGACTTTTCCTCTACGAATGCCGGCAGCTTTTTACGCGTTTTCAGGGAGGACAGTATCTTGGAGGGATCGTTCCGGAGCAGGTTTTTCTTTTTCAAAAATCGGTAATATGCGTGCAGCGTAGCGATTTTCCTGTTTACAGATGTCGGATTCATCTTTTCATCCATCAAACTGGCAATCCAGGAACGCAGCATGGGTGGAGCCGCATTTTCGGGCTCGGCACAATCGTACTGAAAAAGCAGGTACTTGCTGAATTGATCGAGGTCGGTCTGGTAGGATTTTACCGTATGAGCGCTTGACCGCTTTTCGAATTGAAGGTATTCCAGGAATGCGCCTATCATTGGGGCAACATACAAAAAAGAGCTGTCTTTCACAAGACAGCTCCATAAGGCTAACAATGGGATATGATCTTCCCGGCCAATTTCAGAAAACAAGCCTTTTCAGGATCTAGTCTTCCAGGTGACCGTAGGTTTTTTCTTTGTAAACCGCACGCAAGATCTCAAAACGACGTCTTACAGAAGGTTTTTCAAAAGCAGTACGGGCACGTAGCTGACGCATAGTACCTGTTCTTTCAAATTTTTTCTTGTAACGCTTAAGAGCGCGGTCGATTGATTCGTTGTCTTTGATGTTAATGATAAGCATGCTGTAACTTATAATGTTTTTTGAATTGTTCTCTGAAATCGGACTGCAAAGAAAATGTATATATCACGAAAAATCAAAAAATTAGTAATTTAAATTAGGTTATTTTTGCAACAATTGCATTGACAAGAAGGACATTAAACGCGCTGACAGCTTCGAGATGAATTCGAGACTGGGGATTATTGATTTAGGAACAAACACGTTTCACCTGCTGATTGCAGACAAAAAAGACGGGATTGTTGTACCTGTATTTCAGGAAAGCAGACCTGCACGCATCGGCCTCGGCGGGATCAACCAGCGGATGATCACCGAAGAAGCGTCCGCCAGGGCGCTGGGAGTACTCCGCTTCTTTCGCGAAAAACTTGACGAGTTCCAGGTTAGCCAGGATAACACTTTCGCATTCGGGACCAGTGCCGTCCGGAATGCGGACAACAGCGATGCTTTCTGCGCGGAGATGCTTCACGAAACCGGCATCCGCATTACTGTGATAGACGGAAACCGCGAGGCAGAATACATCTATAAGGGCGTCCGCTCCGGTGCAGCTATCGGCCGGGAACCGGCGCTGATCATGGATATAGGGGGCGGAAGTGTCGAATTTATCATAGGCAACAATGCACAGATCTTTTGGAAGCAGAGCTTTGAAATCGGCGGGCAGCGTCTTATTGAAAAGTTTATGCGCAATGACCCTCTGTCACCCGCCGATCGCCGGAACCTTTACAACTACTTCGAAGAGTCGCTGATCCCGCTCGCCAATGCAGTACACCAGTATGCGCCACGTAAGCTTGTAGGCTCCTCAGGCACATTTGACACCCTGGTTGATATTGATTTTCAACACCGTACCCAAAACCGGGCACCCCGGGAGCAAACCGACTTTAACCTTCCGCTCGAAGAATTCTACCGCGCATTCTCCATTATTGTAAGTGGAAATCATGATGACCGCATGCAAATTCCCGGCATGATCACACTGCGGGCAGATATGATTGTGGTAGCTGTGTGCCTGGTGGATTATGTGCTGAAAACCCACCGCATCTCCGAAATCCAGGTATCCTCCTATGCATTGAAAGAGGGCGTGCTTGCCGAACTGTTCGACCTTTAAATTTTTACCAGATACACAAACTACATAAACATGCTGCAATGAACCTAAGACGTTTTCTCCTCTTTACATTCCTCACACTATTTTTTTTCAACCACGCTTTTGCACAAAAGAAAAGGAAGCCGGAAGACAAAAAAGAAGACACCAAAATGGACAAGGTCGTAGAAGAAGTGGCTACGGCAGTAAAAGACAAGCTTAAAGACGACAGAAGGAAAGATCCCAAATCATTCAAGGATTTTTTTGACGATAATGTGGTGAGCCAGAAAGGGATGATCTCGGTTCACAAAATGAATGAAAAATGGTATTTCGAGATACCCGACACATTGATCGGCCGTGATATTATGGCGGTCACCCGCTACTCAAAAACAGCAGCAGGTGGTGGTATATTCGGAGGTGAAGAGGTGAACAGGCAAATGATCCGGTGGGAAAAAGGCATTGATAACAACCTCCTGCTCCGGTCCGTGACGATTGTGGTATCCAGTCCTGACAGTACCAAACCAATTTACCAGGCTGTCCGGAATTCAAGTTCTGACCCCATTATCGGCGTATTTGATATTAAGGCCGTCAAAAAGGACACCGGGCAGAAAGCATCCGTGATTGAAGTTTCAGACTTTTTTAATTCCGATAACCAGGTTTTCTCCCTCAGCTCGGTCAGCAAGCAGCTGCTCAAACTGGCTGCATTTAAAAAAGAGGCTTCTTTTATTCAAAAGATGAGCACTTTCCCGATCAATACGGAAATCAGGACGGTGAAAACATTTGCAATAACCCCCCAGCTCCTGTCTCCTATCCCTACCCCCTCGATCGGACAATATCTGCCGCCCGGGCTGGATGCGGGCGTAGTGACCATGGAGATGAATACTTCCCTGATCCTGCTGCCCAAAATGCCGATGCGAAAACGCATTTTTGATAGTCGGGTGGGCTACTTTGCCAATCAGTATGCCATTTTTGGTGAAGAGTCACAACGCTCGGACCTCGAAGTTTTTGCCGTACGCTGGCGACTGGAACCCAGGAATGCGGAAGATGCAAAAAGGCAGAAACAAGGT harbors:
- a CDS encoding YtxH domain-containing protein gives rise to the protein MSSNAKHLATFILGAAAGVAAHKYLQSEEGEKLLEDLKSKANNLKTDAEGAIDKAPEYFDELKSKGTEKLKNSFPDAEGFFKELYAKFVGNKEDEPVTATPENTPIPDPIS
- a CDS encoding SIMPL domain-containing protein is translated as MKKAILLGALLLGAVSFPSFSQTKTSHADTRKIEVAGFSEMEIVPDEIYFNISLREYFEDEKNQKNKVGISTLEKQLIQAVTAAGFPKEALSLSGIGGFQNYIDNKKKPASFLESKQYELKVDKGDKLDAVLAKVDSRGINFANVARVDHSKKEEFKKQVKVAALKDAKEKAGYLVKALDEDLGQVLEIRELDESVYYPQPMMMKARAFTQAEAADAVPDSDVQYQKIKISYRMQAAFEIQ
- a CDS encoding MarR family winged helix-turn-helix transcriptional regulator; this encodes MTHHSDHRAYFFKIDTTIKKIRNALQKELNEAGFDLTVDQWVLIDHIFRKQGVSQNELAELTFKDPPTVTRIIDLLEKKGLVQRGPAAGDRRKFNLFLTKDGESIYDQAFPIVADIRRKGWGSLNDSDYQHFVRIMDSIYANFT
- a CDS encoding M12 family metallo-peptidase; the protein is MMAKQILRINLPVLAIALLLCLVNVAWAQHQTFIQAINPQDIPSTQEVREYVTRLKRNPDLAAYYFIKLNPLASSQQDGVLQLDIPGRNRPVRAEVSHVEYYSDTEYEWIGKTDEDRGTVIVISKRGKVSAHISTPEGVYEILPAPSGMHCLHVIDPRVADDVGCATTSSDGKDHVNERIAADQVPQSGNQNAKLWPCQEVPTPRILVLYTPKALALVSSPAELASYADLSLAQFKSAIYNSGISSVAIPTIVGLAPINFVEDHNSLKDDILKLCTDPAAKNLRNQYQADLVIMYTDGMYGNGLARGASKTQTLKSDSSYSIVELWCTTSRKTFAHELGHLYGCRHDEDDSAQPTYAKGYNIKNGLGIVTDRTLMVAKNISDNQAQTRLLNFSNPNIQVSGRATGTANENNALRVSQSASIIAGFRPNPPPHPVAYVDGPTYVTSPGIKSYEVSYSCGVGSYSIVWDYSYDGVNYLASNITSDVFTWPFYQNQKIWLRATVSSGGLSVSAFISITAQMPSPYKTGNKAAIEQEGEDFIISPNPSAGNIAINYQLNVDADVSLEVLDHSRNVAATIQNSEMQHKGWHSKQWNSAQLSSGTYIIRLVKSGIATTQQILIAR
- a CDS encoding phosphoenolpyruvate carboxylase — protein: MNNSFQDAVVTKYNIFNSLFLSLPYRGIFQTGSLLPILTQQSEIGFQEGKTPRQIIEHFFSELLETATPKERADLLFAFIQYIERQVVLFDSVEDAAFDLTHDLAGKGSVSYFTERLDSPELKKKLLAKLEDFSVRIVLTAHPTQFYSGKVLGIINDLEDAIKKNDFTEVNQLLLQLGKTAFINHEKPTPFDEAVSLCWFLENVYYDAIPSIMVKLINGLGMSVHDWPYPNVFRLGFWPGGDRDGNPFVNPEITLMVADRLRETVLRGYYRDLRTLKRRLTFKGVDEAVSLAEKKMNSTIFGPYEEGYNNPEELIDELLKAREVLVSKHQGLFVELLDSFILKLNLFGFFFASLDIRQDSRKHTKAWEDILKRLEKKIPLLKYSDFEGWDEDKKIDLLLSLNIPLRDEDYEDPLTKDILGSIRAIKTIQEKSGENGAHRYVISNNTSALNVMQVVALAKNLIADEDGKLALDVVPLFETVDDLANAPDIMRRLYQNDYYRTHVQNRDNHQTIMVGFSDGTKDGGYLRANWSIYRAKEELTKVSREFGIKVTFFDGRGGPPARGGGNNHNFYSSLGSDIEDKEIQLTVQGQTISSNYGTVTTAMYNLERLFTAGLENHLFRDNRVVDELAPEDKELIEEMAEAAYNSYLDLKRHPKFVKYLDKKTPLRFYGQTNIGSRPTKRGNDDEGLKFEDLRAIPFVGSWAQMKQNVPGFYGFGTAIKQMAEAGRKDAIAQLYQKSLFFRTLIENSMQSLSKAFFPATKYLRDEEEYREFWDKMYDEFLLTRDQLLEVSGQKELLDSNNVTKVSIKTRERIVLPLITIQQYALQMLAEDPKNLPVDVETYNQLIVRAMFGIINAARNSA
- a CDS encoding tyrosine-type recombinase/integrase produces the protein MIGAFLEYLQFEKRSSAHTVKSYQTDLDQFSKYLLFQYDCAEPENAAPPMLRSWIASLMDEKMNPTSVNRKIATLHAYYRFLKKKNLLRNDPSKILSSLKTRKKLPAFVEEKSMELMFGQELFADDWQGVRDRTIMELLYGTGIRLSELVQLQTRDVDLKARTIRVFGKRAKERIVPLPALLVQLLTRYLEVRSPEEDTDTLIITDSGKEAYPVFVQRIVKKYLSAVTTLPQKSPHVLRHTYATHLLNRGADLNAIKELLGHANLAATQVYTHNSIEKLKKTHEQAHPKA
- the rpsU gene encoding 30S ribosomal protein S21, producing MLIINIKDNESIDRALKRYKKKFERTGTMRQLRARTAFEKPSVRRRFEILRAVYKEKTYGHLED
- a CDS encoding Ppx/GppA phosphatase family protein, which produces MNSRLGIIDLGTNTFHLLIADKKDGIVVPVFQESRPARIGLGGINQRMITEEASARALGVLRFFREKLDEFQVSQDNTFAFGTSAVRNADNSDAFCAEMLHETGIRITVIDGNREAEYIYKGVRSGAAIGREPALIMDIGGGSVEFIIGNNAQIFWKQSFEIGGQRLIEKFMRNDPLSPADRRNLYNYFEESLIPLANAVHQYAPRKLVGSSGTFDTLVDIDFQHRTQNRAPREQTDFNLPLEEFYRAFSIIVSGNHDDRMQIPGMITLRADMIVVAVCLVDYVLKTHRISEIQVSSYALKEGVLAELFDL